The following proteins come from a genomic window of Lolium rigidum isolate FL_2022 chromosome 5, APGP_CSIRO_Lrig_0.1, whole genome shotgun sequence:
- the LOC124657449 gene encoding probable sodium/metabolite cotransporter BASS5, chloroplastic has translation MANNGTVNNGFGHRSLHQWEGRLLHAAGYPAPPDLRAPGGWRLSAGGVPIPPRPIGHAALEAEIDAVLVTLSDGQRAEERFFPDNYDVWTEFFRRSYLLNLFIHPHLAAGKMGRTTPNPPPISSALCVSSDVINPGSSTSSPPPAAPSLPPARLPARGQMAPAAAMLRRAHFSSFHPSTGRRPRGSADRVALALPARSPPRVSWQQGSGVATRGRVWANVSSPFQPDGAGEDDAVSPSPQAVEESTADFLKVLKRANSVIPHVVLGSTILALVYPPSFTWFTTRYYAPALGFLMFAVGVNSSVEDFIEAIKRPDAIAAGYIGQFIAKPLFGFLFGTLAVATFNLPTAVGAGVMLVSCVSGAQLSNYATFLTDPHMAPLSIVMTSLSTATAVFVTPTLSYLLIGKKLPVDVIGMMSSIVQIVVAPIAAGLLLNRFLPRLCSAIQPFLPPLSVFVTALCVGSPLAINIKAVLSPYGLSIVLLLLAFHTTSFVAGYHLAGTWFRKSDDVKALQRTISFETGMQSSLLALALANRFFPDPLVGVPPAVSVVLMSLMGFGLVMVWVTAMALVWDYGERTGLKGWKGLSWGMVPLLGGAMCACTWHFFYNSESLEVLVAIQGALTVIGNITMCIAAYRIFKGSQEGTNSNSP, from the exons ATGGCGAACAATGGCACGgtgaacaacggcttcggccaccgctctctccaccaatgggaggggaggCTCCTTCACGCGGCGGGCTACCCCGCGCCGCCCGACTTGCGCGCGCCCGGAGGCTGGAGACTGAGCGCGGGCGGTGTCCCGATCCCACCGCGGCCGATCGGTCACGCCGCCCTGGAGGCAGAGATCGACGcggtgctcgtcactctcagtgacggGCAGCGCGCGGAGGAGCGCTTCTTCCCGGATAACTACGACGTGTGGACGGAGTTCTTCCGGCGAAG TTATTTGTTAAACCTTTTCATCCATCCTCACCTCGCCGCTGGAAAAATGG GTCGCACCACCCCAAATCCGCCACCAATCTCCAGCGCGCTCTGCGTCTCCTCCGACGTCATTAACCCCGGAAGCTctacctcctcgccgccgccggccgctcccTCCCTCCCGCCCGCCCGCCTCCCCGCGCGCGGTCAaatggcccccgccgccgccatgctgaGACGGGCCCACTTCTCCAGCTTCCACCCGTCCACCGGCCGGCGGCCCCGGGGGAGCGCGGATCGCGTCGCGCTGGCTCTCCCggcgcgctcgccgccgcgcgTTTCATGGC AGCAGGGATCCGGGGTGGCTACCAGGGGACGTGTCTGGGCGAACGTGAGCAGTCCGTTCCAGCCAGATGGCGCTGGGGAGGATGACGCCGTGTCACCTTCTCCTCAG GCTGTGGAGGAGAGCACAGCTGATTTTCTCAAGGTTCTCAAGAGAGCCAACTCCGTTATTCCCCATGTAGTGCTGGGGAGCACCATCCTTGCCCTGGTCTACCCACCTTcctttacatggttcacaaccag GTACTATGCACCGGCGTTGGGGTTCTTGATGTTTGCTGTGGGTGTAAATTCAAGTGTTGAGGACTTCATTGAAGCGATTAAAAGGCCAGATGCTATCGCTGCTGGCTATATTGGACAGTTTATTGCCAAGCCTTTATTTGGATTCCTCTTTGGCACTCTTGCGGTTGCAACTTTCAATCTGCCTACTGCTGTAG GTGCTGGTGTCATGTTGGTTTCATGTGTGAGTGGAGCACAGCTGTCCAACTATGCAACGTTCCTGACAGACCCACATATGGCTCCCCTCAGCATCGTTATGACATCGTTGTCTACAGCTACTGCGGTTTTTGTTACCCCAACTTTATCCTACTTGCTCATCGGCAAGAAATTACCCGTGGACGTCATAGGAATGATGTCCAGCATTGTGCAGATAGTGGTTGCTCCAATTGCAGCTGGATTACTTCTGAATAG ATTTCTTCCGAGACTCTGTTCGGCTATTCAGCCATTTCTCCCTCCACTATCGGTGTTTGTGACTGCTTTATGTGTTGGCTCACCATTGGCTATAAATATTAAGGCTGTTTTGTCACCATATGGACTATCCATTGTGCTTCTCCTTTTGGCGTTCCATACAACATCTTTTGTAGCTGGATatcatcttgctggtacttggttccGTAAGTCAGATGATGTGAAGGCCCTACAAAGAACGATTTCTTTTGAGACAG GGATGCAAAGTAGCCTTCTTGCTCTTGCTTTAGCAAACAGGTTCTTCCCAGACCCTCTAGTGGGAGTGCCTCCAGCAGTATCA GTTGTGCTGATGTCCCTTATGGGGTTTGGTCTTGTCATGGTATG GGTGACGGCGATGGCGCTGGTCTGGGATTACGGGGAGCGGACGGGGTTGAAGGGATGGAAAGGCCTCTCCTGGGGGATG GTTCCACTTCTCGGTGGAGCGATGTGCGCGTGCACGTGGCATTTCTTCTACAATTCAGAGTCTCTTGAG GTACTTGTAGCGATTCAAGGAGCTCTAACAGTGATTGGTAACATAACGATGTGCATAGCTGCCTACCGTATCTTCAAAGGATCCCAAGAAGGCACTAACAGTAACAGTCCATAA
- the LOC124651125 gene encoding uncharacterized protein LOC124651125, producing MCSGSWNSKIQWSSPAVFIREQQQKKKSDVSVMTLRRKRLRLIRRRRAAGAELGLIRRRRRRAAEGDMAMLNLKLHLENRRILAENERLRERAGVLRRENLALRENLCKTVAEAAPLAETTTGC from the exons ATGTGCTCTGGTTCCTGGAACAGCAAGATTCAGTGGTCTTCCCCTGCTGTGTTCATCAGGGAGCAGCAGCAAAAGAAGAAGTCAGACGTCTCAGTGATGACTCTCAGGAGGAAGAG GTTAAGGCTGATCAGGAGGAGAAGGGCTGCAGGAGCAGAGTTAGGGCTgatcagaaggaggaggaggagagctgCAGAGGGGGATATGGCGATGCTCAACCTGAAGCTCCACCTTGAGAACCGGCGCATCCTAGCGGAGAACGAGAGGCTCCGGGAGAGGGCTGGCGTGCTCCGCCGTGAGAACCTCGCGCTGCGCGAAAACCTGTGCAAGACGGTGGCGGAGGCAGCACCTCTGGCAGAGACCACCACCGGCTGCTGA
- the LOC124657450 gene encoding snRNA-activating protein complex subunit-like, whose translation MAAAGEEAESSAAARERPRVPFARGGPVFVPFMVGPISTVPEFMSSTLREVQSLRDELGDPGDEFEDELCVDALKVLSEEELVERALQEAMEEDWDTGARVSPSEDMAVVPHDPEGVDGQKKRRKGKKRGRHFDREVRAHIFQGRYLTKAEKMAEIKVKQEEDRCGAMLHSFCGDSAMSRSSKTSAEKTDVAKSLSYNSAPWKHKASKSEEHIPIVYPEVILCVEIYDQRQSSVKSQEFLVLGSQLLTDLKDNIYCSTNKLMEVNNQRDHSGYFLIEDTFYNDMRHYSAVDYSKPILDWLNESSDEAAEKWDAISSGALRKRQKDLLRGLNISNVPEFKSAKMQSTNFSDLHFRLGAGYLYCHQGNCKHTFVIRDMRLIHPEDTQNQAEYPLMTFQMQKRFQKCSVCQIYLATKMTVDDKWAPNNPCYFCKQCYYLLHYREDDSLLYHHTVHDYLQE comes from the exons ATGGCAGCGGCtggagaggaggcggagagctccgccgccgcccgagagCGGCCGCGCGTGCCTTTCGCTCGGGGCGGCCCGGTGTTCGTCCCCTTCATGGTGGGCCCTATCTCCACCGTCCCCGAGTTCATGTCCTCCACGCTCCGCGAGGTTCAG TCCCTGCGTGACGAATTGGGCGACCCCGGGGACGAATTCGAGGACGAGCTCTG CGTCGATGCGTTGAAGGTGCTCTCTGAAGAGGAGCTCGTGGAGCGCGCTCTCCAGGAGGCTATGGAG GAGGACTGGGACACTGGCGCTCGTGTATCACCTAGTGAGGATATGGCAGTTGTTCCGCATGACCCAGAAGGTGTAGATGGACAGAAAAAACGCAGAAAGGGCAAAAAGAGAGGCAGACATTTTGATAGGGAAGTTCGAGCGCATATTTTTCAA GGGAGGTATCTTACTAAAGCAGAGAAGATGGCAGAAATCAAGGTCAAGCAAGAGGAAGATAGATGTGGAGCCATGCTGCACTCGTTCTG TGGTGATTCTGCGATGTCCAGAAGTTCCAAGACATCAGCGGAGAAAACTGACGTGGCAAAATCTCTTTCATACAACAGTGCCCCTTGGAAG CACAAAGCTTCAAAATCTGAGGAACACATACCTATAGTCTATCCAGAAGTAATTCTTTGTGTCGAAATTTATGATCAGAGGCAGAGCTCTGTGAAA AGCCAGGAATTTCTTGTGTTGGGAAGTCAGCTCCTTACAGATCTTAAGGACAATATCTACTGTTCAACTAATAAGTTGATGGAGGTGAACAATCAACGCGATCATTCTGGCTATTTTCTTATTGAG GACACGTTCTACAATGACATGAGACATTATTCTGCCGTTGATTACAGTAAGCCTATACTTGACTGGCTTAATGAGTCCAGTGATGAGGCGGCAGAGAAGTGGGATGCCATAAGTTCTGGGGCGTTAAGGAAACGACAAAAAGACTTACTGAGGGGTTTGAATATTTCGAATGTACCAGAGTTTAAATCTGCAAAAATGCAAAGTACCAACTTCTCAGACCTGCACTTCCGACTCGGTGCTGGGTACCTCTACTGCCACCAG GGGAACTGCAAGCACACATTTGTCATTAGAGACATGAGGCTGATCCACCCGGAGGACACACAGAACCAAGCGGAGTACCCTCTCATGACATTCCAGATGCAGAAGCGTTTCCAGAAGTGTTCAGTGTGCCAGATCTACCTTGCAACAAAGATGACGGTGGACGACAAATGGGCTCCGAATAATCCCTGTTATTTCTGCAAGCAATGCTACTACCTCCTCCACTACAGGGAGGACGACTCACTGTTATATCATCATACTGTGCATGATTACCTGCAAGAGTAA